The segment gtgtcaaagttccttccccactctgaactctagggtacagatgtggggacctgcatgaaaacctcctaagcttatttttaccagcttaggttaaaacttccccaaggtactaactattttaccctttgcccttggacttccactgccaccaccaaacgtttaatggggtttatttattaggaaagcattgtttggaaacctCTTTCccaccaaaatcctcccaacccttgcaccccacttcctggggaaggtttggtaaaaatcctcaccaatttggagaggtgaccacagacccaaacctttggatcttaagaaccatgaaaaaaacattcagttcttgaaaagaagaattttaatagaagaaacagtaaaaaagaatcacctctgtaaaatcaggatggtaaatatctcacagggtaattagattcaaaacatagagaatccctctaggcaaaaccttaagttacaaaaagacacacaggcaggaatatccattctattcagcacagcttattttctcagccatttaaagaaatcataatctaacgcatatctagccatattacttactaaattctaagactccatttctgttctgtccccggcaaaagcatcacccagacagacacagaccctttggttttctccttcctcccagcttttgaaagtatcttgtctcttcattggtcattttggtcaggtgctagcgaggttacctttagcttcttaaccctttacaggtgaaaggttttttcctctggccaggagggattttaaaggtgtttacccttccctttatatttatgacagcatgttaaagtgtagaccagccctgaattGCTGGAGGTTGCTATAGTTTGAGAGTCATGGGTGGCAATTTCATTTGGGGGGAATTTAATGAAAGTCTTTGGGGAAGAAAAACTAGCCATGTGAATGCTTCCTAGGTGGAGAAGGGCATTAGGGGACAGAGGAGTGGGGGACTAGGAGGAAAGGGTttgggggctgctgtgaggggaggaggggtttgggggaggggggataaatAGGGGTGGATAGTAAGGAAAGCAAgagagggtgggggctcaggtGAGGGAGGCATGGTACCCCCCAGCCCCCTATGCCCCAAACTCTGTCAGCATAGCCCAaccttcctgtaccccaaccaccctgcagctcccatttatgCCCATACAACCCAATCTTCCTGTAGCTGCAGCTCTTCCAGTGGACCTCAACCTCCCATGCACTCTCAGCTCTGCCAGCAtaccccaacccctcctcctcccgGTCTTCCATTTGTAGACCAGGGAGTGAAGACTTCAGAGAGATGTGTGCCCTgcttgtggtggtgggggggattCATTGAATGTCAGGGgcatgactggagaggtgtgcTGAAGCAGGGCTGGTGCGGTCCAGCTGATGTGTGGAGGGCCGGGGGGAACAGCTGGCTTTGTATGGTAATTGCGGGGCAGGATACATACAACTGCCTATATGACTACTAACTCCCAACAGCAACATATCTTTTCCCGTTTGAAAAAACAAGAACATTCAACGGCAAAAAGCTAAGTTAGTGAAGAGTCAAAGTTGCTTCGTGTtgcccccttcttccccaccttgcagaatgctgagttgagcaaaactcaaacttctgaaaaaccaggcaaTGTGGAGTTAAGGGtgccatgcaaccttaactctgccctctttcagcaatgcTCCAATGTAATCCATTAACATACATACCATTAGTCAACCAGctcagtatagacatagcctcaggGTAAGGGTGTTATAAGAGTCTGTAAAGTGGTTCTTAAATTGTACACATGTGATATTCTTTCTGGGGAGCTGGCTAAATGTATGAGGGTATCTCAGGATCTGGAACCTGCTGATTTTATAGTGCCAAGGGCCAGTGTGAATATGTGCTATGTGTATATTGAGGCATTGCTGGTAGAGGTTGGAGGGAAGATGGCATggacaatatttttttctttttgtcctttaatAGTGTTATATGGAATCCTGTCGGTGAGAGGGACTGggttgtaaaaggaggtgaagagcttTCAGTAACTATGGAGTTGGCAGCGTAAAGGTATGTGTGTTAAtgctgaaagaaggcagagtTAAGGATGCCTGAGCAACCATAACtgtgtatttcctggttttcagaagtttgagttttgctcaactcagTGTTCTGCAAGAGGACAACATACCACCAATCACCCTTATCTAGGCATTAACTTTGTTTTTTGCATTTAGAATATAAGTGGTGCAGCAACACTGGCTTAATGACAAGCCATAAATCTGTCCCTTTGAATTCTGATATATGTCTCCCAAGGCAAAGGAAGAACAATAACTGAGCTATTTGATGATGACATCCGGAAAAAATCATACACATGTGCAGCAATTTGAATTAAATGAATAATGAGACTAAGCCTCAATTTGTGCACAAAAATCAGAGCAGAAATGTCTTTTTAAGTATCCAACTGTCCATTTTCACATGCAGTCTATGCCACTTGTGTGCACAATCATGGTAACTGACCTGCATTTTTGCAGAAGGGAGTTcacaaaattaaaactttttccAAACATTGTCCTTGTCACAATGATTTTATTAACAGAGagtaaataaagtaaataaaggtTGAAAACGCATTATGACTTTTTTGAAATATATAGGACACCTATGAAACATGTAATAGAAGCTTTACGTCAGTTTGTTATAGAAATATGTGAATAATTTGTCTTGTGTGCCTTTAAATAATTGAAACATTCTGCATCATTTGGTAATGAATCTAGACAGTTTCTCTCTATAGTAGCCCTGGGAAAGCAATTATTTAGTCAGACAGGAAGATGTTACTATACCAGTGAGTCCTATCAATTTCATGCAAGATTTCCTCATATTTACAATGCTAATATTGTAAGATTATCATCCTTAAATCTAAATTCTACCCTCAGAGGCATGAACACTCTCCCACTGGCCGTTATGGAGTTGTATGTACTTAATTGAATGAAGATACCGGGCCAGAGTTTTTCACATAGAAGTGCCTGTGCATCGCTAACAACAGCTGAAGGATCCCCATATTTTCCAAGTTTTGCCCCTCACACTCATATACACCTTTGTGTTCCAAATCAAAATGCAGTCACCCTTCTGATCAAGGAGGGCTGGAGAAACCTCTGAAATCCACTCCTTATTTTTCCAGGAGAGTTGGTATTTTGCAATGAGGCACTTCACACCCACTAGGGAATGAGCATGCTGCATCCAAAGTGTCTTTCAACTGAGACACCAAAGCTGAGCTTTGACGGCTTAGTgataccagcagcagcagctgcttcacCAAATGGGCTGGTCAACAGAATGGTGTAGCCAATCATACAATTTCCCTAGCATGAAGCAGACTTATAGACTGTAACGCAAAAAGGCAATAAACTAAAATCATCACTATGTATAATTTGTACATGCTATATTATTTTGTCTTTGTTTCCCCCTCAGTTCATTTCTGGAAAGGCCTGTAATTTACAAGTGCTGTCTAGCTCTAATTTGCGTTAGGACATTCCACATACAAAAATACAATTTCCAAATATAAGAAACTCCTTTACACAGCGATACACACATTTTGACTGACAAAATTAAACAGAGAAAGAGAGCACAAATGCTGAACATCAGACATGGCACTGCACTGGCATCTTTAGAATTTCTAACCGACTTTCTCTGAATAACAAACCACAAGAGGTTTTCTCCACTGCCTTCAGGTGAGCATAGGTATTACTTTCAGGCAAGGTCACTGGGTCCTTTTGTTGTTCCGTGGGGAATTCTTTATAAGCACTTCAAAAGAAAAGAGTTACAAGAAGTTCCTCTTGGACAGTCGCAGAGCTTCCCAATTCTAGCTCCTTTCCTCACTGCACACTGCTCGCCAGCATCACACTGTAAATAGCAACAAACTCTTAGGCACAGGACAGAACAAAGCAACCGACATGGTCAAGGTCTCAACTCCTGGTTATTTTTACAGCACCCAGAGTGCTGGAGGCACTACATAAATTATTTACTTTCAGCTACTAAAACGTTTATCTCAAagttcctcatttttttttttttagaattgctTCAGTTTCCATCTGAATTGTTTCGAGACAGCGTGAGAAAAGTGACATTTACAGCGAGAATGTTAAAGACTGAATTTGCCAACAGTGGGAGCCAAACCAAGGTATCTTATGCTGCAGAAATTAAACAGAAGAGTTACCAAAAGCTGATCAGCTCAATGAACTACAAATGTATTTTCCCcggagagaagcagcagcacatTCACTGCTTGAGAAGAGGGCACAGATCCTGATCTCAGTAACAgggctgtaaatctggagtgtcTCTAGGGAAGGCACTGGACTTACTCCAGATTGACACCCTTACACCCGTGTATTTGAGATCCGTATCTCCCCCACTGTTATCTTTTAAGTATTTGTCTAATTCAGTCTCATGGTCTAGTCCAATGCTAAGGTGATCCTGAATTTTCAGATCAATAGCCTCAGTTGAGTTTATCTCGCTGTCCCGATCGTTGTAGCGGGGAGAGCCCATTTTTGGCCTTGGAAACATTTGACAGAACCGGAGGCTTGGCTCGGACCTGAAATCACTCACCATGGGGACTTGGCCGAACTTCTTCTCGTAAACCGGGATCCTTTTACTTTTCAGCTTCGCCAGGACCTCCTGCAGCGCCTCGATCTGCAAACACACAAGCGCTCAGCCCACCAGGGCGCTGCCCTCCGCGCACACAGCGCCGAGCACCGAGCGCCTTAAGGCGGGCGCTCCGCTCCGTTTCCCGGCAGGGCTGTCGTGACACAGAGCTGGAGTCTCCAGCTCTCGGGCCACCTGCAGCCCTGATCCCGCCTGCGGCTGCCTGAAATACCCCCGGCCGCTCGGTACCCAGCGAGGGGGTTCGGGAAggatcccagcctgggctcccccagccctcGCCTCCCCGGGAGCCTGCACATGGCTCGGCTGAGCTCCCCCCTGGGCGGGCACCTACCAGCTCTTTCTCGTGGGACGTGTCCTCCATGGTGGAGTAGAGGTCCAGGGCGCGaggctgcagctccggctcctccTGGCCGCGGGCGCCGAGGAGCAGCACCAGGGTGGCGCTCAGGAGAGCGACAAGCCGGGCGCTCTCCATGGTGCTGAAGCGCCGCGAAGCCGCCGGGCCCCGACTTTATAGAgcgcgcggggggcggggggaacctgTTGACAGAGCCCTTGCACCGCGCTACGTCAATGGCCCCCGCCCCGGCAGCGGGATCCGGTGGGAGAGGCTCCTGGGTGCAGGCAGTGACCTCAGCCTccagcagggcagggacagggggcGGAAGCTTAGGGGCAAGCGAATGAGCCGCTGCCTTAAACAGCAACAAGCGGAATGTGTGCGCGCCAAGGGGCTGGAACCCCCTGAGCTACACGAGTTTCCTGCTGCCCCCTGGAGCCCCGGGGGGatgcggggcgggggtgggggaagggaattgGAGGTTGGGTTTTTCCTCAGAAGGAAAATTCAGATTTTTCAAAATAGTTGCCACGGGCCGTGGCAGGCGAAAGCAGCAGTCCCCGTGGTAACTGCTCCGGGCTCCTGCCCACTGGTAGAGGTACCCATGACATGACGGGAAAGCTCTCAGGgaataataatacataaatgCTGCACAGAgcttgggtggtggtggtgtggctTTTATTCAAACACACTAGTCAAATACGAGTCAACACCTTTATTATTTGGTGAATTCCATCATTGTCTAGGGAATAGCTTGTTCAACCAACGTTTCAAGTATCGACCTTTCTCAACAGTCAATGCAGTTGAATGGATACGTCAACATAAacataatgcatccgatgaagtgagctgtagctcacgaaagcttatgctcaaatacattggttaggctctaaggtgctacaagtcctccttttctttctgcggatacagactaacacagctgctactctgaaacctgtcaacataAAGTTATGTTTTAATATGTTCCTTGTCCCTTAAGCTAACTGCTCACCTCTAGTTTTAGTAATCTAATTTCTAAAATCACATTCCACATAGCAATAGATGAAACATTGAACAGCTGAGCAGCCAGGATAGGAAAAAATAGCAACTGATTAGAGAGAAAAACTAATGCAGCacttgaagagctctgtgtaagctccaaagcttgtctgtctcaccaacagaagttggttcaataaaagaaattacctcacccaccttctgtctctctctaagATCCTGAGATGAATGCGGCTACAACTCTGCATAACAATCCTATTTTATCGATAGAGGCACAATGACAATGTCACTGTTGGTGCCCAATTTGAGGCACttatgacctgatttttcagagtacttagcattttataACACTTATGTTCAAAGCCAACCCACCTAGTCTTCAGTTACAGCTATGTGCACGCTCagagcttctgaaaatcagattccAAGGTCTTGAGTTGAACAGTCATAAAACGAGGAACAtgcaaaactgaaaagttttgtttaagtgacttgactgTCCAGCATCACATCacactctgtggcagaggcagagatagaatccaattctccagaccagcattcaactgccttacccataagaccatcctttctcttcttgcagtcCCTGCATCGTTCACTACATACCTTCTAACTTccgcaacaaatgaggcaggggccctATACACAAATGCCTCCATCACTACTCAACCCTGATTCATCTCCAGAGCATGATCTatcagtgcactgaatgagacagtgatcctttggaaaaaaatagtatgtaatcatataaagattgtatcataatgaaTATACACAAGGGGGCCAAACTAAAGTTGCATGAGCAACCTTAATTCAAGCAATTCCTAACTTTtgattgactttgcaaccttaatcttTTAGtatagttttgtgtgtgtaatattgtTAGTggccagaggccccagtcagccTCAGGGCTCCATTTTTGTACAAGTTGCAAGATCACCTAGGAAGACATGTGCAGCAGGCGCCTGGATTAGATGACCTGGCAAGGTCCCTTTcactcctatgattctatgagtctatgtgcCCTGCCACAAGGAGCTCACATTAAGAAAAGAAGCAACATGGTACAGGTGTGGTAGGGGAGAAAGCTACAATTTTATaggatatttgcctttttctgtttgtttttgatgTAGAAATAacttataaataatatataaataaatacataaatacatatCAATAAAtactattaaatatatatatatatatatatatatatatatatatatataaataattccTCTATCCCTGATTGCCTCTCAACACAGTCTTCATTAATTGGCTGACTTCTTGTAGGCCCTGCGGCAGACATGGGGATCAAGAATATGGCTAGTGCCTTGCCTATATCACTTCTGGAAGGGCATTCCCTGCACTAGCGCATCGGCAGTTATATCTTCTAAGAAGGTTTTGTGGGGTTGGGACATTGATGGTTGGTTGGAATCGGAAAGCTAaagaaggcctggtctacactacacagttaagtCCACACAAGGcaccttatgtcaacctaactgtgGATGTGTCGACTCTTAAATTTCACTCCTGCTGACAAATGGCCTGCTATGCCAACTTAATAAGCCACCTCCCCAAATGGCGTAGAGTTAAGGTGGAAGTAGTTAGCTCAACACAGTGCCAGCATAGATACAGAGTTACTTAAATGGACTGTTACTGGCCTGCAGGAGGTGTCTTACAATGCCCCCAACCTGGCCTCTCTGGTCACTGTTGTGAACTCCATTGCCCAGCAGACAGGTGACCAGGGAACCACTCCTCCCCTTTAACgccctgcaaatttttgaagttctttttcCTAATTGCCCAGCTTGGGGAgcacagctgaccatgctggctccaCGCTGCAGAAGCACTGCTACTTGGAGTACACAAGAGGTGTTGGATCTCCTCGGCCCGCGGGGAGAAGAGGCCgtgcaggcacagctccaatccagccatagaaatgtcaacatctatgagcagattgctcagAGCATGGAGGAGAAAGGCTACaagagggaccagcagcagtgccacttAAAAgtcaaggagctgcagcaggtgtACCAGAAGGAAAAGGGGACCAACAATCAATCTGATGCagagctgcagacctgctgcgGAGACCTCACCACTGCCCCTAAAATCTCCGTGGATACTTCAGAGGAGCTTGAGTCACAGGCTCTGCAccatgaacagcaaggaggaggagtaTTGTGCACAGGTGGCCTAGGGGATCCAGATGTGCAGTGAGCCAGGACATGTTTTTGACCCCACcgcagtccagccagtcccatCAATTGAGCACAGGTGAGCCTGATGCTGGGGAAGGATGCAGTTTGCTTTTAAATTACAAGGATAGAACCCTCAAAGTAGCAGGTCACATCTGTTGATTACTGTTTtcacttgtgccagaagaattagtGAAACAACCGAGAGGTACCGTTGCTATCTGCTTTTCTGCAGTTTATGTGCACCAGGATGTCagggaatcctccatagagatctcgatgaaactttcatggaggtagtctgcaatcctctgccaaaggtttctagggagagctgccttatttcttctgccACGGTAGGACACTTCCCATGCCACTAAGCGATTACTTCAGGCAGCACCATTCGAGTATACCTTCTAGCAGTATATGGTCCCAGGAGGCACTGTGACAGCCGCAGcagctctgtctgtctctgtcaccCTCAGGCATGAAATATCAGCTGAAATCACCACTGCCCATGGAAAACGGTGCCTTTATTCAGTTTCTTTGACCTATACACATACACTCATGCCTGTGAGCTATTCCCTTCTCATTTTCCCAATCCCACCCAAGCTGACAACTTGTGTGGATGAAGGGGAGCATGTTCAGTATCCTAAGTTTCAATTTCTGTCATGAATACACTGACTTCTGTTCGATGCAGCATTAGCTGCTGGCATTGTTGCTTTGAGGATCTCCCCCTCCACACCAGTGGAATGCCTGAAAcaaataaggaggagaaagatgaggacttgggatgacgtgttccaggagatcctgcaagccagtgctgaaTCAGAGAGCTAGCATGGGGCTTGGAGGATCACCCTTGCAGACAGCATGGACAAGGATAGAGTGAAGAGGAGAAAGGCACAAGAAAAGGAGAGGGACATGCAGCAGGAAATGCTTGCC is part of the Caretta caretta isolate rCarCar2 chromosome 5, rCarCar1.hap1, whole genome shotgun sequence genome and harbors:
- the CARTPT gene encoding cocaine- and amphetamine-regulated transcript protein translates to MESARLVALLSATLVLLLGARGQEEPELQPRALDLYSTMEDTSHEKELIEALQEVLAKLKSKRIPVYEKKFGQVPMCDAGEQCAVRKGARIGKLCDCPRGTSCNSFLLKCL